The Gammaproteobacteria bacterium genomic sequence TAGCTCTTCGCGCATCGCCTCCCCACCTGTGGCATAATGCCCGACCTTTTAGCCACTAAGTAAAGCACCGGGACTTCTCTTGATTACAACAGCCAACATCACCATGCAGTTTGGGGCCAAACCCCTGTTTGAAAACATCTCCGTCAAATTTGGCAATGGCAATCGCTATGGCCTTATTGGCGCCAACGGCTGCGGCAAATCCACCTTTATGAAAATCCTTGGCGGTGAACTGGAACCCTCTTCCGGCAATGTCTCCATCGAGCCTGACAAGCGCGTCGGTAAACTGCGCCAGGATCAGTTCGCATTTGAAAAATACGCCGTACTGGATACGGTCATCATGGGCCACGAACAACTGTGGCAGGTGAAGCAGGAACGCGACCGAATTTATTCACTGCCGGAAATGAGCGAAGAAGACGGCATGAAGGTGGCCGAGCTGGAAGTGGAATTTGCGGAGCTGGATGGCTATACCGCCGAGGCCCGTGCCGGTGAGTTATTGCTTGGCCTGGATATTCCCCTGGAACAACACAACGGCCCCATGAGTGCCGTGGCCCCCGGCTGGAAATTGCGCGTACTGCTGGCCCAGGCCCTGTTTGCCGACCCCGACATCCTGTTGCTGGATGAGCCGACCAATAACCTCGACATCAACACCATTCGCTGGCTGGAAAATATTCTCAATGAACGTAACAGCACCATGCTGATCATTTCCCATGATCGCCACTTTCTTAACAGCGTCTGCACCCATATGGCCGACATGGACTATGGAGAGTTACGCCTCTACCCCGGTAACTATGACGCCTTCATGACCGCTTCCACCCAGGCCCGCGAGCGACTGTTATCCGACAACGCCAAGAAAAAAGCCCAGATCGCCGAGCTGCAAACCTTTGTCAGCCGTTTTTCCGCCAATGCCTCCAAGGCCAAGCAGGCCACCTCCCGCGCCAAACAGATTGAAAAGATCGAGCTGAATGAGATCAAACCCTCCAGCCGCCAATCGCCCTATATCCGTTTCGACCAGGACAAAAAACTCTATCGCAATGCACTGGAACTGACCGAACTTGGTAAAGGCTTTGATGACGCACCCCTGTTTAGCAATCTCAACCTGCTGGCCGAAGTGGGCGAACGCATTGCCGTCATCGGCCCCAATGGCATTGGTAAAACCACCCTGTTACGGTTGCTGGTGCATGATCTGCAACCCGACAGCGGCAGCATCAAATGGTCAGAAAATGCCAACATCGGCTACTACGCCCAGGACCACTCAGACGATTTCAGTAACGACATGACCCTGTTTGACTGGATGAGCCTGTGGAAACAAAAAGGCGATGACGAACAGGCTGTGCGCGCTATCCTGGGTCGTATGCTGTTCTCGGCCGACGACATCAACAAATCCGTCACCAAGATTTCCGGTGGCGAACAAGGCCGCATGTTATTCGGCAAACTCATCATGCAAAAACCCAACATACTGGTAATGGATGAACCCACCAACCACCTGGACATGGAATCCATCGAAGCCCTTAACCTGGCTCTGGAAAACTACCCCGGCACCCTGATCTTCGTCAGCCACGACCGCGAGTTTGTCTCATCACTGGCCACCCGCATTATCGAACTCTCCCCCAGCGGCATCACCAACTTCAATGGCAATTATGAAGACTATCTGCGGAGTATTAGTGTTTAATTTTTACGAAATCCGTAGGGTGGAATAGCGTCTTTTTGCGTATTCCACCAAGCAGGTCAAAACACAGCCCCATACATGACCACTAGCACTAACCATGGTGCCACACCGAACCTTTCGCACGTCGGAATACGCTGACGCTATTCCAACCTACACTGATAATGCGAGACCCGCCACCGTGCTCTAATCCCGCCATATCCATTTTAGAACCCGTAGCACGATTGTAGGTTGGATTAGTGCAACGTAATCCGACATGACCATCTCTCAGCTGGCTAGAACCTAGAGTTATACGCAGATTTAGACTATACTGCGTATAACTTGGGATGACATTAAAACCATGGAATATCTACCCGAAACTACGCACTTACTATATTCCCAGCTTCTAAGCCAGTGCCTGCACGCCTCGGCCCCCGGAGGAAAGGGTATTTCCTTCGTAAGCAAACGAATAAAAAACACCAAACAGTGGTATTTGCAACTTACCGTGGGCAGTCAAAAGACGCAACATTATGTAGGCCCAGATTCACAGGAAGTACAGAATCTAATTAGCAATGAAAAACAACTGTGGGAGAAAACCAAACCAGATCGAAAAGCGCGAGAACAACTGGTTGCAATGCTCATCAAAGGTGGCGCACAAAGTATCAGCGCTGCGGAGGGACGAGTATTTGAACTCATAGAACGCGCCGGAGCTTTCCTGGTAGGAGGCGTACTTGTTGGATCACACGCATTTTCCATTTACGGAAATATGTTGGGAGTATGCTGG encodes the following:
- a CDS encoding ABC-F family ATPase, which codes for MITTANITMQFGAKPLFENISVKFGNGNRYGLIGANGCGKSTFMKILGGELEPSSGNVSIEPDKRVGKLRQDQFAFEKYAVLDTVIMGHEQLWQVKQERDRIYSLPEMSEEDGMKVAELEVEFAELDGYTAEARAGELLLGLDIPLEQHNGPMSAVAPGWKLRVLLAQALFADPDILLLDEPTNNLDINTIRWLENILNERNSTMLIISHDRHFLNSVCTHMADMDYGELRLYPGNYDAFMTASTQARERLLSDNAKKKAQIAELQTFVSRFSANASKAKQATSRAKQIEKIELNEIKPSSRQSPYIRFDQDKKLYRNALELTELGKGFDDAPLFSNLNLLAEVGERIAVIGPNGIGKTTLLRLLVHDLQPDSGSIKWSENANIGYYAQDHSDDFSNDMTLFDWMSLWKQKGDDEQAVRAILGRMLFSADDINKSVTKISGGEQGRMLFGKLIMQKPNILVMDEPTNHLDMESIEALNLALENYPGTLIFVSHDREFVSSLATRIIELSPSGITNFNGNYEDYLRSISV